TTCTATCAGGGCTAGGGCACTCATTTTCAAAAGAAATTCTATTCAAAATAAGATCTAATTAGAAAATTAATCAACTATAAAATTGATAATTAGATTTTAAAACTATAAAAATGTATTTATAATGATTTTTAATCTAAATTTGATATAAGAAATATAGTTTAGTAGATTTTCTTTCATCTCAGCAACAAACCAAAAACTATAAATAGAAACCATGACTTTAGACGCCATAGATAAAAAACTGCTCGTTTTACTACAAACCGATAGTAAAAAAACAACCAAAGAATTATCATTAAAACTGGATCTTTCTGTCACAGCGGTATACGAACGAATCAAAAAACTAGAACGAGAAGGCATAATAAAAAACTACGTCGCATTAGTCGACAAATCTAAAATCGAAAAAGGATTTGTAGTTTTCTGCCATTTAAAATTGATTCAACACACCAAAGAATTCCTAACCAAATTCGAAAGCGAAGTCATCAAACTAAACGAGGTTTTAGAATGCCATCATGTAAGTGGCGATTATGACTATATTTTGAAAGTTCTGGTAAAAGATATGGAAGCTTACAGAGAATTTCTAGTAACCAAACTAACTTCACTACAGCATATTGGAAGTACGCAAAGTATGTTTATGATTAGTGAAGTGAAGAATTCGACTGTAATTTCTTTCTAAGATGCTAAGGTTCTAAGTTTTTACTTTGAGACTTTGTGCCTTTGTGGCAAAAAAAAGTTTTAACAGAATTGAATCATTATAAATCTTAAATTTGAGTTTAAATAAAAGCAAAATGGAAACGAAGGAATTAAGACGTAAGCTTATAAAAGATTTTGGAAAATTTATTGACGACGATTCTAAATTAGAAATTTTGGAAAGCGTTTTCGATGCTATAAATCATGACGAAAAAGATTCAATTGTTCCTGATTCACATTATAAT
This portion of the Flavobacterium panacagri genome encodes:
- a CDS encoding Lrp/AsnC family transcriptional regulator; protein product: MTLDAIDKKLLVLLQTDSKKTTKELSLKLDLSVTAVYERIKKLEREGIIKNYVALVDKSKIEKGFVVFCHLKLIQHTKEFLTKFESEVIKLNEVLECHHVSGDYDYILKVLVKDMEAYREFLVTKLTSLQHIGSTQSMFMISEVKNSTVISF